CTTATATTAAGGTACCGTGAGATTCAATCTTGACCCATTTAGTGAACACAACGACGCCGATCTCTGGGAATCTCTTGAGAGGGCACACTTGAAAGATACTATCCGCAGAAATCCTCTTGGTCTTGATGCTGAGGtacttaattaaatatttccaTTTGGGAAAGTCTCATGTATTCAGTAATAATAACTCAGTCTTTTTGGTCAGGTAACTGAGGCAGGAGAGAATTTCAGTGTTGGACAGAGACAGTTGTTGAGTCTTGCACGTGCATTGTTACGAAGATCTAAGATACTTGTTCTTGATGAAGCAACTGCTGCAGTTGACGTAAGAACTGATGTTCTCATCCAAAAGACCATCCGAGAAGAATTCAAGTCATGCACAATGCTAATCATCGCTCATCGTCTCAATACTATCATCGACTGTGACAAAGTTCTTGTCCTTGATTCTGGAAAAGTACGTATACAAAATATTCGACCACTACTTGCATCAATTTAATCACTTTTGAGCTAACATATATTGAGATTCCCAACACCTCAGGTTCAGGAATTCAGTTCACCGGAGAATCTTCTTTCAAATGGAGAAAGTTCTTTCTCGAAGATGGTTCAAAGTACAGGAACTGCAAACGCGGAGTACTTACGTAGTATAACACTAGAGAACAAACGTACCAGAGAAGCTAACGGTGATGATTCACAACCTTTAGAAGGTCAAAGGAAATGGCAAGCTTCTTCTCGTTGGGCTGCAGCTGCTCAATTTGCATTGGCTGTGAGCCTCACTTCATCTCACAACGACCTCCAAAGCCTTGAAATCGAAGATGATAACagtattttgaagaaaacaaaggacGCCGTCGTCACTCTACGCAGTGTCCTTGAAGGGAAACATGATAAAGAGATTGAAGACTCTCTAAACCAAAGTGACATCTCTAGAGAGCGTTGGTGGCCATCTCTTTACAAAATGGTCGAAGGTAACGTTATTCTTAAGATTTCTGATACGAGTATACGACATAAAGAATTGTTGAAGTTTCTTGATCTAATAATTTGTGTATATACTCTCAGGGCTTGCCGTGATGAGCAGATTGGCGAGGAACAGAATGCAACACCCGGATTACAATTTAGAAGGGAAATCGTTTGACTGGGACAATGTCGAGATGTAAACGATGAAAGGCTTACACTAATAGACCTAAAACTCCCATTTTGATGGaacttttatttgtattgCTTGGGATACACGTAACAAAATGCCCATTAATCGTGGTGTAACTATATAGGCTATGCTTCTTTTGGGAAAAAGAGAGTTTGATTACAGAGGATGTGATGATAACACAATTGGAATTCAAATTTGCAGCAAAAtttgggagaaaaaaaaaagtcaaatgaGTGCAACATGCCAACATGGTTTCAACTTCTGGACATGGACAACCATTGGACATAATTTCTCTCACAGGACCATGTTTTGTCATTGACATTTTGCACAAAAATGTCCTATTAAACATATATCTATAAAAGAATTTGAACAATTGTgaaaaaaacaacttaaaatataaattgcaatacaaattttcttttttttagggGGAGAAAGTAATATCCCCGCGCATGGGATACTTACCTAGTAACTACATATACATGAAgccaaaagaaacaatagaAGTTGATTGGTAATGTGTCACGTAAGCCATGACCGATcatactttgtttttattatatgcCAAATAAAGCTGATGACAAACAATAAATCCAATTCtattaagattttttattcaaattaaaagaaaatgacactatcttcattttaaattaaatttcgttttaaaatttaaaatttgtctTCAAATAGGTGTCTTTTTACATTTcatgcaatttttttaataataaatgttacatttttattcTCACTAATAATAAAACTGGATTAAATGCATTGACCAGTAAGAAAATTTATAGagtatattaattaaatgtagaacagtttttttttttttttttaatatgtgtgtCACAACTTTAAATAAACACACTTATTTATAAACGGATAGAGTATTAATGTCTATTTCCTAgttattttgttaatcatttccaaaaataaaataaaataaaagctttGTTAATTAAATCTAATATTATGCACATTGTTTGGTAATTAAATAGATTTTGTCTGATAAACGTCAGTggattaatagaaaaaaaaatgttatctCATAATCACAGACACACGTGAATATACACATATGTGGAGATTGGAATTTGCAATTGTCACCAAAGAGaatcttttaacttttgatttggttttgatagaGAGATGAAgccagcagcagcaacagtgACTGGTTCGTCGTTACGCTGCTTGAGTGCTTTCTCGAGTTGGCTTCTCCTACCCAAAAGTCTCCCTTATACATTTCTCAGTGATTGAGTTTACTTTGCCAAAGCTCCAATTTTTGGGTCTTTTTGGAACAATCACGAAGCAAAAGTGtaatccttttctttcttcttccccccCTAATTcatctctctcctcttctctgtTGCTTTGGGTCTTTTAGGATCACTAAAGCGTAATTGAACTTTAGTAAAGGTTTTAGCTTTTTGGAACCTTATAAAATCTCACTTACTTTGAGTggcttataaaaaaaataggcCCCTTTTTTTATTCTACTGGTCAATTCTTGCTATTCTGCTGATAATTGTTGCCTTGGttaatgttttgaatttgGGCATgaaagtgtgtgttgcatAGACTTTTCAAAAGTATTTAAGTAAAtgcttctttgttgtttttttccagTTTGAGAATTCAAGGTTTGAGTGAAAAAGAGATGGGTTTTGAAGCCTTGAATTGGTACTGCAAGCCAGTTGCAGACGGATTTTGGGAAAAGGCAGTGGATGGTGCGTTTGGAGCCTACACGCCTTGTGCCATTGACTCACTAGTGATGCTTGTTTCTCACTTTGTgcttctgggtttgtgtttctaCCGGATATGGATCATCTTTCACAATACCAAAGCTCAGATATATGTTTTGAGGAAGAAGTACTATAACTGTGTGCTAGGGTTATTGGCTTGTTACTGTGTTGTTGAGCCTGTACTGAGATTGGTCATGGGGATTTCACTCTTTGACATGGATGAAGAAACTGATTTTCCTCCTTTTGAGGTGATTTCGGAAGAGTAGCTCTGATTCTTAATCATATATGGTCGTCTGGAGATTAAACTCACATGCCCTTCTTGTTAAAATGAAAGCTCAAGAATCAGAAGTAAAGTACGATTATGGTGTTATTCATTGACAGGTTGCATCTTTGATGGTTGAGGCATTCGCTTGGTTCTCCATGCTTGTTTTGATCGGACTCGAAACCAAACAATATGTCAAAGAGTTCCGGTGGTACGTGAGATTTGgtgttttatatgttttggttgCTGATGCTGTGCTGCTGGATCTTGTGTTGCCTCTCAAGAACTCAATCAATAGGTTTGTTATTGTATATTTCAGATAAATGAAATCAATTGGGGTGATTTGACGTTGAATCTCAGGAGTTCTAACATATTCTTGACTAGGGAAATTTTTTTGGGCATTGGTTGGTAGCTTTAGCTGTGAAGTTCATAATAAAGTTTCCTCTATTTCTATTGCAGAACTGCCCTATATCTCTTTATCAGTTCAAGATGTTCCCAGGTTTGTTAGAACAACGTCCTCCTTACCTATAAGCTTGCAATTTATTGTTCTGAGAACTTGCATccaaaagcttcaaacttACAGGCCTCACTGCTTAagtatttcatttgttttctgttgCAGGCTCTTTTCggaattcttcttcttatttacaTACCGGAACTGGATCCTTATCCAGGTTACCATATTGTAAACAATGAACCGTTAGACAATGTTGAATATGATGCACTTCGAGGGGGAGAGCACATATGTCCCGAGCGACATGCCAGCATATTTTCCAGTAGGTAGCCCCTgtattaataaacaaaattcatcgAATGCTCAGTCTATTGgcaaatgatttttgtttggcaatatatataatagcCATGAAGACTGTAGAGTATATTAGCTCCAATGTTCCATGATTTCTTATTGTTCCACTGATTTGGATTTCTTGTCTTAGGAATATACTTTGGTTGGATCACGCCGCTTATGCAGTTAGGCTACAGAAAACCCATAACAGAGAAGGATGTTTGGCAATTAGACAAATGGGACCAAACAGAAACTCTGATCAAAAGGTACAGAAGTAGTGCTAAGTTagtttagcttcttctttttttgtggtgaatgttttgtttagaATCAAGAACATTCTTATTCACTGGATAAGTTATTTGACAGATTCCAAAGGTGCTGGACTGAAGAATCACGGAGACCTAAGCCATGGCTTCTCCGAGCACTAAATAATAGCCTTGGTGGAAGGTAAAAGCTAATGTTTTTGTCTATAATTTGTCTATTCCACTGTACTAGTTTTCTTTAAACCCAGACAATATAATTAGTGGCactaattttctcttttctgtcTTTGTAGATTCTGGTTGGCTGGTATTTTCAAGGTAACTCGTGTTTCTCTCGGTTGGTTAATTAGAACCCAAAAAAGCTCTTGATTGTTATTCTCCCGTGCATCAGGTCTGACCTGCATTCACAGTAAGTTCAGTTCTGTATTTGACAACTCTTAAGCAATTTATACATCATGTTTTAGCGTTTTGTAGATTGGAAATGATCTTTCTCAATTTGTTGGACCGGTTATACTGAGCCATTTATTACGGgtaagctctctctctctgctcaTTCCTtgctaaaaaatatattgcatAGTTGTCTTTGGCCCGTGACTTATGTTTCACACGTACTCAACTGTCATTACACATTTTTTGaggttttatatatacattatagcTTTTAAAACTGAGATACATGAGTGATTCTTATCTCACATTTTCAATGACTGAAAATTTGTGAGCATTTTGTAGCATATACTTTGGTTTTTTGTTGCATCTACATTTTTATGGCCCATGATTTCTCTGACCTGATCCCGTGCTACTCTGGTTTATTGAATCTAACTTTAACAAATCATGTTATGTAGTCAATGCAAGAAGGTGATCCAGCTTGGGTTGGCTATGTCTATGCTTTCATTATATTCGTTGGTGTGGTATGTATGACAAAATTTGTCTCTGATCTCTAACTATCATGTATAATTTTctcatcattttatttctcatattgttgattttcttgtcaaaACCATTGAAAAGCTTTTCCATTTCGATTTTGCTACAGACACTTGGAGTGCTTTGTGAAGCCCAGTATTTTCAGAATGTTTGGCGGGTGGGATTTCGGTTGAGATCAACTTTGGTAAAATTCTGTGAAACTTACATTTCTCTCCGACTATTATAATCATTTAGTCATGTTTATTCTTCTACTAAGTATACTAATTTCCCTGTAGGTTGCAGCTATATTCCACAAATCTTTAAGACTAACTCATGAAGCTCGCAAGAATTTTGCATCTGGAAAGGTCACAAACATGATAACTACAGATGCTAATGCACTTCAGGTATACTTAGGTTCAGTTAAACTGGTTTTGCATAACTATGGATTTGTAACTGCTAAAATAGTCTCCTTATTTTTTACAGCAAATATCACAACAGCTCCATGGCTTATGGTCAGCTCCCTTTCGCATCATTGTGTCTATGATTCTGCTCTATCAGCAACTAGGAGTTGCTTCGCTTTTTGGTTCATTGATTCTGTTTCTCCTAATTCCTCTCCAGGTATTTATTTGGCTTCATTCTGTTGTTTTATCTATTTTGAAATTGTACAAGTTGTGTTAAATGCATATCTTTCTTGAAAAACAGACTCTGATTATAAGCAAAATGCGGAAACTGACTAAAGAAGGACTCCAGTGGACTGACAAAAGAGTCGGTATTACGAATGAGATTTTGTCATCCATGGATACTGTGAAgtatgattgatatttttaaaagtattcaCTTTTCAGCTTTTCTGAATGGCGCATTCTTAAAGAAGTTATTCTATAacttttttggaatttttgcAACGTTGTTAGATGCTATGCATGGGAGAAGAGCTTCGAGTCCCGGATTCAAGGAATTAGAAACGAAGAGCTCTCATGGTTTCGTAAAGCACAGTTACTATCAGCTGTATGTCTCCTtatatttgaatttgtatTGCCTGTCATTTCTTGTAAGCACTTAGTTTTGTATATGACTTAGGTAAACTCAGATTTACCTTTCTTCCACTTTTAACGATTTATTCCTCTTGCAGTTTAATAGTTTTATACTGAATAGCATCCCGGTAGTTGTGACTGTGGTTTCATTTGGGGTTTTCGTTCTGCTTGGAGGAGATTTGACACCAGCAAGAGCATTcacatctctttctctcttcgcAGTTCTAAGATTTCCTCTTAACATGCTACCAAATCTACTAAGCCAGGTTATTTTAACAATCATCTTACTGGTCTGCATTTGATCCATCATGTGCCAATGAATTTACTCTTCATATTTAGTTATCCTCTTTTGCTACTTCTCTACTTAGGTTGTCAACGCAAATGTTTCACTACAACGCATTGAGGAACTACTTCTAAGTGAAGAGAGAATTCTAGCACAAAACCCACCTCTTCAACCAGGAACTCCAGCCATTTCAATTAAGAATGGATACTTTTCATGGGATTCAAAGGTGAATCCTCAAAATATTTCCTCTTGTTTACATTATGTTGGAATGCAATATTAGCTTCTGCAATGCTAAGTATACATGACATTCTGATCACAGTGTTTGCTCGAATATTTCCCAGACTACCAAGCCCACATTATCCGATATCAATTTGGAGATACCCGTGGGCACCTTGGTTGCCATTGTAGGTGGAACTGGAGAAGGTAAGACGTCACTTATTTCGGCAATGCTGGGGGAGTTATCTCATGCTGAAACCACAAGCGTTGTTATTAGAGGCTCTGTAGCTTATGTTCCTCAAGTTTCGTGGATCTTCAATGCCACTGTGAGTCGCCTATACTTCCTGCTTgctctgaaaacaaaaactattttatagCTTTAAGTACctttattttcatttggtCAATTAGTTAGGCACTTAGGCTGGAAGTGTCCCAATACAAGTGCCTATGTATTGCAGGTGCgtgaaaacattttatttgggTCAGATTTTGAGTCTGAAAGATATTGGAGGGCTATTGATGCGACTGCCTTACAACACGATCTTGATTTGCTTCCAGTTAAGTGGAATGAAAGGTTTACACAACTCAGTAattgatatgatttttcttacTAACTTCCTGAATTTGCTTATTCAGGGCCGTGATCTTACTGAGATTGGAGAACGTGGGGTGAATATTAGCGGAGGGCAGAAGCAGAGAGTCTCAATGGCTAGGGCAGTCTACTCAAATTCAGATGTTTACATATTCGATGATCCTTTGAGTGCATTAGATGCTCATGTTGCTCACCAGGTATTCTAATGGTTGATTTATTACATAAATGATAACCTCTTAATGCTGATATTAATGTTTGTTCAGCCATTTCATCTATGAGGAATCCGCATGATCATCCACTGTATTAGAATTTTAGTTCTCAGTAATTTTTTTAGGTACATCTGACGACAGACTTCTCTGAATCACAAGTAACAGGTCTTTGATAGCTGCATGAAGGATGAGCTAAGGGGGAAAACAAGGGTTCTTGTAACAAATCAGCtacattttcttcctttgatggataaaataattttagtcTCCGAAGGAATGATTAAAGAGGAGGGAACCTTTGTAGAGCTGTCAAAAAGTGGGATTTTGTTCAAGAAACTAATGGAGAATGCTGGAAAAATGGATGCAACCCAAGAGGTCAATACAAATGATGAGAACATTTTGAAGCTGGGTCCTACTGTCACGGTTGATGTGAGTGAAAGAAATCTTGGCAGTACCAAGCAAGGGAAACGGAGAAGATCAGTGCTCATAAAGCAAGAAGAACGGGAAACTGGCATCATTAGTTGGAATGTTCTGATGAGGTACTTTACCTCACCATTTTTTTATGGCTACAAAGAGATCAACTTTGATCGTTCAACCGAAATGAAAAATAGTTGAGCTAACATAGTTTAACAAAAGAACATTgctttatatttatataaaaaacaaaagatgcaGATGAACAGTGCTTAATGTGGTTTCCAATTTTCAGGTATAAAGAAGCAGTAGGCGGCTTATGGGTAGTTATGATTCTACTGGCATGCTATTTAGCAACTGAAGTTCTCCGAGTTTCAAGTAGCACATGGTTAAGTATTTGGACTGATCAAAGTACGTCAAAGAATTATAGTCCCGGTTTCTACATTGTTGTATATGCTCTTCTCGGATTTGGTCAGGTTTGTTTCTGTAACAGACTGAGATAtgtaatttattaaaattgcAAGAAGTTGACAATTTTTGTGGTCATTGTTTTAGGTGGCTGTCACGTTCACCAACTCTTTTTGGCTGATCACATCAAGTTTGCATGCCGCCAGAAGACTCCATGATGCGATGCTGAGTTCTATTCTTCGAGCTCCTATGCTCTTCTTCCACACAAACCCAACTGGACGTGTAATAAACAGATTTTCTAAGGATATTGGTGATATAGATAGAAACGTTGCCAACCTAATGAATATGTTCATGAACCAGCTATGGCAACTCCTCTCAACATTTGCTCTTATAGGTACTGTCAGTACAATTTCGTTGTGGGCAATAATGCCACTCCTAATACTGTTTTATGCAGCATATCTCTACTATCAGGTAATTTTCTAATTCGGGGCAATGTCAGATACATGCACAATTGATTTTAAGATATATGGTCCACTTGGAATTAATATCACTTCTGTGATTTGTAGAGCACATCTCGTGAAGTTAGACGTTTGGATTCCGTTACAAGATCGCCTATTTATGCTCAGTTTG
This sequence is a window from Arabidopsis thaliana chromosome 1 sequence. Protein-coding genes within it:
- the ABCC12 gene encoding multidrug resistance-associated protein 13 (multidrug resistance-associated protein 13 (MRP13); FUNCTIONS IN: ATPase activity, coupled to transmembrane movement of substances; INVOLVED IN: transport, transmembrane transport; LOCATED IN: integral to membrane; CONTAINS InterPro DOMAIN/s: ATPase, AAA+ type, core (InterPro:IPR003593), ABC transporter-like (InterPro:IPR003439), ABC transporter, transmembrane domain, type 1 (InterPro:IPR011527), ABC transporter integral membrane type 1 (InterPro:IPR017940), ABC transporter, transmembrane domain (InterPro:IPR001140), ABC transporter, conserved site (InterPro:IPR017871); BEST Arabidopsis thaliana protein match is: multidrug resistance-associated protein 12 (TAIR:AT1G30420.1); Has 30201 Blast hits to 17322 proteins in 780 species: Archae - 12; Bacteria - 1396; Metazoa - 17338; Fungi - 3422; Plants - 5037; Viruses - 0; Other Eukaryotes - 2996 (source: NCBI BLink).), which codes for MGFEALNWYCKPVADGFWEKAVDGAFGAYTPCAIDSLVMLVSHFVLLGLCFYRIWIIFHNTKAQIYVLRKKYYNCVLGLLACYCVVEPVLRLVMGISLFDMDEETDFPPFEVASLMVEAFAWFSMLVLIGLETKQYVKEFRWYVRFGVLYVLVADAVLLDLVLPLKNSINRTALYLFISSRCSQALFGILLLIYIPELDPYPGYHIVNNEPLDNVEYDALRGGEHICPERHASIFSRIYFGWITPLMQLGYRKPITEKDVWQLDKWDQTETLIKRFQRCWTEESRRPKPWLLRALNNSLGGRFWLAGIFKVTRIGNDLSQFVGPVILSHLLRSMQEGDPAWVGYVYAFIIFVGVTLGVLCEAQYFQNVWRVGFRLRSTLVAAIFHKSLRLTHEARKNFASGKVTNMITTDANALQQISQQLHGLWSAPFRIIVSMILLYQQLGVASLFGSLILFLLIPLQTLIISKMRKLTKEGLQWTDKRVGITNEILSSMDTVKCYAWEKSFESRIQGIRNEELSWFRKAQLLSAFNSFILNSIPVVVTVVSFGVFVLLGGDLTPARAFTSLSLFAVLRFPLNMLPNLLSQVVNANVSLQRIEELLLSEERILAQNPPLQPGTPAISIKNGYFSWDSKTTKPTLSDINLEIPVGTLVAIVGGTGEGKTSLISAMLGELSHAETTSVVIRGSVAYVPQVSWIFNATVRENILFGSDFESERYWRAIDATALQHDLDLLPGRDLTEIGERGVNISGGQKQRVSMARAVYSNSDVYIFDDPLSALDAHVAHQVFDSCMKDELRGKTRVLVTNQLHFLPLMDKIILVSEGMIKEEGTFVELSKSGILFKKLMENAGKMDATQEVNTNDENILKLGPTVTVDVSERNLGSTKQGKRRRSVLIKQEERETGIISWNVLMRYKEAVGGLWVVMILLACYLATEVLRVSSSTWLSIWTDQSTSKNYSPGFYIVVYALLGFGQVAVTFTNSFWLITSSLHAARRLHDAMLSSILRAPMLFFHTNPTGRVINRFSKDIGDIDRNVANLMNMFMNQLWQLLSTFALIGTVSTISLWAIMPLLILFYAAYLYYQSTSREVRRLDSVTRSPIYAQFGEALNGLSSIRAYKAYDRMAKINGKSMDNNIRFTLANTSSNRWLTIRLETLGGVMIWLTATFAVLQNGNTNNQAGFASTMGLLLSYTLNITSLLSGVLRQASRAENSLNSVERVGNYIDLPSEATDIIENNRPVCGWPSGGSIKFEDVHLRYRPGLPPVLHGLTFFVSPSEKVGVVGRTGAGKSSMLNALFRIVEVEKGRIMIDDCDVAKFGLTDVRRVLSIIPQSPVLFSGTVRFNIDPFSEHNDAGLWEALHRAHIKDVISRNPFGLDAEVCEGGENFSVGQRQLLSLARALLRRSKILVLDEATASVDVRTDSLIQRTIREEFKSCTMLVIAHRLNTIIDCDKILVLSSGQVLEYDSPQELLSRDTSAFFRMVHSTGPANAQYLSNLVFERRENGMSVGG
- the ABCC12 gene encoding multidrug resistance-associated protein 13, with translation MGFEALNWYCKPVADGFWEKAVDGAFGAYTPCAIDSLVMLVSHFVLLGLCFYRIWIIFHNTKAQIYVLRKKYYNCVLGLLACYCVVEPVLRLVMGISLFDMDEETDFPPFEVASLMVEAFAWFSMLVLIGLETKQYVKEFRWYVRFGVLYVLVADAVLLDLVLPLKNSINRTALYLFISSRCSQALFGILLLIYIPELDPYPGYHIVNNEPLDNVEYDALRGGEHICPERHASIFSRIYFGWITPLMQLGYRKPITEKDVWQLDKWDQTETLIKRFQRCWTEESRRPKPWLLRALNNSLGGRFWLAGIFKIGNDLSQFVGPVILSHLLRSMQEGDPAWVGYVYAFIIFVGVTLGVLCEAQYFQNVWRVGFRLRSTLVAAIFHKSLRLTHEARKNFASGKVTNMITTDANALQQISQQLHGLWSAPFRIIVSMILLYQQLGVASLFGSLILFLLIPLQTLIISKMRKLTKEGLQWTDKRVGITNEILSSMDTVKCYAWEKSFESRIQGIRNEELSWFRKAQLLSAFNSFILNSIPVVVTVVSFGVFVLLGGDLTPARAFTSLSLFAVLRFPLNMLPNLLSQVVNANVSLQRIEELLLSEERILAQNPPLQPGTPAISIKNGYFSWDSKTTKPTLSDINLEIPVGTLVAIVGGTGEGKTSLISAMLGELSHAETTSVVIRGSVAYVPQVSWIFNATVRENILFGSDFESERYWRAIDATALQHDLDLLPGRDLTEIGERGVNISGGQKQRVSMARAVYSNSDVYIFDDPLSALDAHVAHQVFDSCMKDELRGKTRVLVTNQLHFLPLMDKIILVSEGMIKEEGTFVELSKSGILFKKLMENAGKMDATQEVNTNDENILKLGPTVTVDVSERNLGSTKQGKRRRSVLIKQEERETGIISWNVLMRYKEAVGGLWVVMILLACYLATEVLRVSSSTWLSIWTDQSTSKNYSPGFYIVVYALLGFGQVAVTFTNSFWLITSSLHAARRLHDAMLSSILRAPMLFFHTNPTGRVINRFSKDIGDIDRNVANLMNMFMNQLWQLLSTFALIGTVSTISLWAIMPLLILFYAAYLYYQSTSREVRRLDSVTRSPIYAQFGEALNGLSSIRAYKAYDRMAKINGKSMDNNIRFTLANTSSNRWLTIRLETLGGVMIWLTATFAVLQNGNTNNQAGFASTMGLLLSYTLNITSLLSGVLRQASRAENSLNSVERVGNYIDLPSEATDIIENNRPVCGWPSGGSIKFEDVHLRYRPGLPPVLHGLTFFVSPSEKVGVVGRTGAGKSSMLNALFRIVEVEKGRIMIDDCDVAKFGLTDVRRVLSIIPQSPVLFSGTVRFNIDPFSEHNDAGLWEALHRAHIKDVISRNPFGLDAEV
- the ABCC12 gene encoding multidrug resistance-associated protein 13, which translates into the protein MGFEALNWYCKPVADGFWEKAVDGAFGAYTPCAIDSLVMLVSHFVLLGLCFYRIWIIFHNTKAQIYVLRKKYYNCVLGLLACYCVVEPVLRLVMGISLFDMDEETDFPPFEVASLMVEAFAWFSMLVLIGLETKQYVKEFRWYVRFGVLYVLVADAVLLDLVLPLKNSINRTALYLFISSRCSQALFGILLLIYIPELDPYPGYHIVNNEPLDNVEYDALRGGEHICPERHASIFSRIYFGWITPLMQLGYRKPITEKDVWQLDKWDQTETLIKRFQRCWTEESRRPKPWLLRALNNSLGGRFWLAGIFKIGNDLSQFVGPVILSHLLRSMQEGDPAWVGYVYAFIIFVGVTLGVLCEAQYFQNVWRVGFRLRSTLVAAIFHKSLRLTHEARKNFASGKVTNMITTDANALQQISQQLHGLWSAPFRIIVSMILLYQQLGVASLFGSLILFLLIPLQTLIISKMRKLTKEGLQWTDKRVGITNEILSSMDTVKCYAWEKSFESRIQGIRNEELSWFRKAQLLSAFNSFILNSIPVVVTVVSFGVFVLLGGDLTPARAFTSLSLFAVLRFPLNMLPNLLSQVVNANVSLQRIEELLLSEERILAQNPPLQPGTPAISIKNGYFSWDSKTTKPTLSDINLEIPVGTLVAIVGGTGEGKTSLISAMLGELSHAETTSVVIRGSVAYVPQVSWIFNATVRENILFGSDFESERYWRAIDATALQHDLDLLPGRDLTEIGERGVNISGGQKQRVSMARAVYSNSDVYIFDDPLSALDAHVAHQVFDSCMKDELRGKTRVLVTNQLHFLPLMDKIILVSEGMIKEEGTFVELSKSGILFKKLMENAGKMDATQEVNTNDENILKLGPTVTVDVSERNLGSTKQGKRRRSVLIKQEERETGIISWNVLMRYKEAVGGLWVVMILLACYLATEVLRVSSSTWLSIWTDQSTSKNYSPGFYIVVYALLGFGQVAVTFTNSFWLITSSLHAARRLHDAMLSSILRAPMLFFHTNPTGRVINRFSKDIGDIDRNVANLMNMFMNQLWQLLSTFALIGTVSTISLWAIMPLLILFYAAYLYYQSTSREVRRLDSVTRSPIYAQFGEALNGLSSIRAYKAYDRMAKINGKSMDNNIRFTLANTSSNRWLTIRLETLGGVMIWLTATFAVLQNGNTNNQAGFASTMGLLLSYTLNITSLLSGVLRQASRAENSLNSVERVGNYIDLPSEATDIIENNRPVCGWPSGGSIKFEDVHLRYRPGLPPVLHGLTFFVSPSEKVGVVGRTGAGKSSMLNALFRIVEVEKGRIMIDDCDVAKFGLTDVRRVLSIIPQSPVLFSGTVRFNIDPFSEHNDAGLWEALHRAHIKDVISRNPFGLDAEVCEGGENFSVGQRQLLSLARALLRRSKILVLDEATASVDVRTDSLIQRTIREEFKSCTMLVIAHRLNTIIDCDKILVLSSGQVLEYDSPQELLSRDTSAFFRMVHSTGPANAQYLSNLVFERRENGMSVGG